From one Desmodus rotundus isolate HL8 chromosome X, HLdesRot8A.1, whole genome shotgun sequence genomic stretch:
- the LOC112296873 gene encoding small ribosomal subunit protein eS6-like has translation MVLAYSSSFWASAWIEELSKTLAVGREGSELNISFPATGCQKLIEVDDERKLRTFYEKRMATEVAADALGEEWKGYVVQISGGNEKQGFPMKQGVLTHGRVHLLLSKGHSCYRPKRTGEPKCKSVRGCIVDANLSVLNLVNVKKGEKDIPGLTDTTVPHRLGPKRASRILKLFNLSKEDDVRQYVVRKPLNKEGKKPRTKAPKIQHLVMPHVLQHKCRRRRIALKKQRTKKNKEEAAEYAKLLAKRMKEAKEKRQEQIAKRRRLSSLRASNSKSESSQK, from the exons ATGGTCCTGGCTTATAGCTCCAGTTTCTGGGCTTCGGCCTGGATAGAAGAG CTCTCCAAAACCCTGGCTGTAGGTAGAGAAGGCTCTGAGCTGAACATCTCTTTCCCAGCCACTGGCTGTCAGAAACTCATTGAAGTGGATGATGAACGCAAACTTCGTACTTTTTATGAGAAGCGTATGGCCACAGAAGTTGCTGCTGATGCTCTGGGTGAAGAGTGGAAGGGTTATGTGGTTCAAATCAGTGGTGGGAACGAGAAACAAGGTTTCCCCATGAAGCAGGGTGTCTTGACCCATGGCCGTGTGCACCTGTTGCTGAGCAAGGGGCATTCCTGTTACAGACCAAAAAGGACTGGAGAGCCAAAGTGCAAATCAGTTCGCGGTTGCATTGTGGATGCCAATCTCAGTGTTCTCAACTTGGTCAATgtaaaaaaaggggagaaagatatTCCTGGTCTCACTGATACTACTGTGCCTCATCGCCTGGGGCCCAAAAGAGCTAGCAGAATCCTCAAACTTTTCAACCTCTCTAAAGAAGATGATGTCCGCCAATATGTTGTGAGAAAGCCCCTAAACAAGGAAGGTAAGAAACCTAGAACCAAAGCACCCAAGATTCAGCATCTTGTTATGCCACATGTCCTGCAACACAAATGTAGGCGTAGGCGTATTGCCCTGAAGAAGCAGCgtactaagaaaaataaggaagaggcTGCAGAGTATGCTAAACTTTTGGCTAAGAGGATGAAGGAGGCCAAAGAAAAACGCCAGGAACAAATTGCCAAGAGACGTAGGCTGTCCTCTCTGAGAGCTTCTAACTCTAAGTCTGAGTCCAGCCAAAAATGA